One Candidatus Paceibacterota bacterium genomic region harbors:
- the secD gene encoding protein translocase subunit SecD, with the protein MVKTRISALVILIVAVALGYFVYDTEQVTMKTTPTGTSTPAVVTPVESSFKFKLGLDLKGGTELIYKADLSRLVTQSPDDSMTALRGVIENRVNALGVSEPIVQTETSISGDRRLIVALPGVTDINQAIAIIGQTPVLEFKTERPAGPEKDAIIAAYVKKEQEKAEGKPITPNPLLQQTPNYVNTALTGQYIKSASLDFGNQTSISPAVAVEFTGEGSKMFAKMTQDNVGKQIGIFLDGRSITEPVVREAITDGKAQISGGFSIKEAQTLVGRLNSGALPVPIELVSTQTVGASLGQDVLNKNVNAGIIGFIVIAIFLILWYRLPGILAVIALAIYVVLMLSLFKLIGVVMSAAGIAGFILSMGMAIDANILIFERTKEELKAGKTIETAVREGFARAWNSIRDSNVSSMITAIILFWMGTSLVKGFALTFGVGVLASMFTAITVTRIFLMTLRFKDSKLSRFLVSNGFHIS; encoded by the coding sequence ATGGTAAAAACACGCATTTCGGCCCTTGTTATACTCATCGTGGCTGTCGCACTCGGTTATTTTGTTTACGATACAGAGCAGGTTACGATGAAGACGACTCCTACCGGCACCAGCACGCCGGCAGTCGTTACACCCGTCGAATCATCTTTTAAATTCAAGCTCGGGCTCGATCTCAAGGGCGGGACAGAACTTATTTACAAGGCAGATTTGAGCCGCCTCGTTACCCAGTCGCCGGATGACTCCATGACGGCTTTGCGCGGTGTTATCGAAAATCGCGTGAACGCACTCGGCGTATCCGAGCCGATTGTTCAAACAGAGACAAGCATCAGCGGTGATCGCAGGCTGATTGTTGCTTTGCCGGGCGTTACTGATATTAATCAGGCTATTGCTATTATCGGCCAGACGCCGGTTCTGGAATTTAAAACCGAGCGTCCGGCCGGTCCCGAGAAGGATGCTATCATCGCGGCGTATGTCAAAAAGGAGCAAGAAAAGGCAGAGGGCAAACCTATTACGCCAAACCCGCTCTTACAGCAAACTCCTAATTATGTAAACACCGCACTTACGGGGCAATATATCAAGAGCGCGTCACTCGACTTCGGCAATCAGACATCGATATCGCCGGCTGTTGCCGTCGAATTCACTGGCGAAGGATCAAAGATGTTTGCAAAAATGACGCAAGACAATGTTGGCAAACAGATCGGTATATTCCTTGATGGTCGGTCAATTACAGAGCCGGTCGTCCGCGAAGCTATCACTGATGGCAAAGCCCAGATTTCTGGCGGCTTCAGTATTAAAGAAGCGCAGACATTAGTTGGTCGTTTGAACTCCGGTGCTTTGCCGGTACCGATCGAGCTCGTCTCGACCCAGACCGTGGGTGCTTCGCTTGGGCAGGACGTGCTCAACAAGAATGTGAACGCCGGTATCATTGGCTTCATCGTTATCGCCATCTTCCTCATCCTCTGGTACCGCTTGCCTGGTATTCTTGCAGTCATCGCCCTCGCTATCTATGTAGTGCTGATGCTCTCATTATTTAAACTCATCGGTGTTGTCATGAGTGCCGCCGGTATTGCTGGATTTATCCTATCCATGGGTATGGCAATCGACGCCAACATTCTGATATTCGAACGTACGAAGGAAGAACTTAAAGCGGGCAAGACCATCGAGACCGCCGTGCGTGAAGGCTTCGCTCGTGCTTGGAACTCAATTCGTGACTCGAACGTCTCGAGTATGATTACCGCTATAATCTTGTTCTGGATGGGCACTTCGCTTGTCAAAGGCTTCGCTCTTACCTTCGGCGTCGGCGTCTTGGCCAGTATGTTCACCGCCATCACTGTTACTCGCATCTTCTTGATGACCCTCCGCTTCAAAGATTCTAAACTGTCTCGATTCTTGGTCAGCAATGGTTTTCATATATCTTAA
- the secF gene encoding protein translocase subunit SecF gives MYIVKYRKFFLGLSLLFVVLSFGAIAKFGLKLGIDFTGGSVLQVAYDQVRPDIETVKKSVEALNLGAATVQEAGDKDVIVRTRSLAEPERQSLIKALSDNGTIQMTEKKFDSIGPTIGAELRTKSLWSVLLVILLIVLYITFAFRKVSYPVSSWKYGLAAVVALLHDVIVPTGFFVVFNHYVSGEIDVLYVTAILTIVGFSVHDTIVVFDRIRENLRTGSPKTEFTETVGKSLNQTFGRSINTSLSVILVLLVLLFAGGESTKNFALLLTVGIFFGTYSSIFLASPLLILIKEMQDKKLAKGKK, from the coding sequence ATGTATATCGTAAAATATCGCAAATTCTTCCTCGGCCTTAGCTTGCTCTTTGTGGTGCTAAGCTTTGGCGCTATTGCCAAGTTTGGGCTCAAGCTTGGTATCGACTTCACGGGTGGCTCGGTGCTCCAAGTCGCTTATGATCAAGTACGCCCCGACATTGAGACGGTAAAGAAATCAGTTGAGGCGCTTAACCTTGGCGCAGCGACAGTTCAGGAAGCGGGAGATAAAGATGTGATAGTGCGAACAAGGTCTCTTGCCGAGCCGGAGCGACAGTCTCTCATAAAAGCTCTTTCTGATAATGGTACGATACAAATGACAGAGAAGAAGTTCGACTCTATCGGCCCAACCATTGGCGCAGAGTTGCGTACCAAGTCTTTATGGTCGGTCTTGCTCGTGATATTGCTAATCGTGCTCTATATCACCTTTGCTTTTCGCAAAGTTTCGTACCCTGTCTCATCGTGGAAGTACGGCTTGGCGGCGGTTGTCGCTCTCTTGCATGACGTTATTGTACCGACCGGGTTCTTCGTCGTCTTTAATCACTATGTGAGCGGTGAGATAGATGTGCTCTATGTGACTGCAATACTAACTATCGTCGGCTTCTCTGTGCACGACACCATCGTCGTCTTCGACCGTATCCGCGAAAACTTGCGCACGGGTAGCCCCAAGACAGAATTTACAGAGACTGTCGGCAAGAGTTTGAATCAAACATTCGGCCGCTCTATAAATACTTCGCTATCGGTCATATTGGTCTTATTGGTCCTTTTGTTCGCGGGTGGCGAGTCAACCAAGAACTTCGCTCTGCTCCTTACCGTCGGTATTTTCTTCGGCACCTACTCATCAATATTCCTCGCCTCGCCTTTGCTTATCTTGATCAAAGAAATGCAGGACAAAAAGCTGGCGAAAGGCAAGAAATAA
- a CDS encoding transposase: protein MHINLEFAEEEYYHVYNRGVEKRSIVVDEKDSARFIQSLIQFNSLKPIGSIFENTYEYKKIGSETSKELTKKNEALVEIIAYCLNPNHFHMILSPVVEDGISKFMHRLGTGYTKYFNKRHKRSGSLFQGLFKAKHLEDNDYLLHVSAYVNLNDRVHKIGSETSKVSKLVRKSYGEYEAGSGGFCQKDVILDQFKNRKEYTDFCEDSLELMHETKDEQNELKDLNLLEY from the coding sequence ATGCACATAAATTTAGAGTTTGCCGAGGAAGAGTACTACCATGTTTACAATAGGGGCGTAGAAAAACGCAGTATTGTGGTCGATGAAAAAGATTCCGCCCGATTTATACAAAGTTTGATCCAGTTCAATTCGCTCAAGCCGATAGGGAGTATTTTCGAAAACACTTACGAATACAAGAAAATTGGAAGTGAAACATCCAAAGAACTAACAAAGAAGAATGAAGCCCTTGTAGAAATTATCGCATATTGCTTAAATCCCAATCATTTTCACATGATACTTTCACCAGTTGTTGAAGATGGTATTAGTAAGTTCATGCATCGTCTGGGAACCGGTTATACGAAATATTTTAATAAGAGGCACAAACGCTCCGGGTCGCTTTTTCAGGGATTGTTTAAAGCGAAACACCTGGAAGATAACGACTATTTACTCCATGTGAGCGCCTATGTAAACCTAAACGACCGCGTGCATAAAATTGGAAGTGAAACTTCCAAAGTTTCAAAATTGGTGCGGAAGAGTTACGGGGAGTATGAAGCGGGGAGTGGCGGATTCTGCCAGAAAGATGTTATACTTGATCAGTTTAAGAATAGAAAAGAGTATACGGATTTCTGTGAAGATTCACTCGAACTTATGCACGAGACAAAAGACGAGCAAAATGAACTAAAAGATCTTAATTTATTAGAATACTAA
- a CDS encoding cyanophycin synthetase, with protein sequence MSDILQKAKHIHFVGIGGIGISAIARMMLAEGRMVTGSDTHASHVTDELSKLGAVITFDQSTQTIPATTNLVIYTAAIPVADVSFFEAMKALPVPSLSYPEALREVTKEKFTIAVAGTHGKTTTTAMIAKVMMDAGLDPTVIVGSILLDHKSNFIAGKSKYLVVEADEYQRGFLNLSPHILVITNIGVDHLDYYKDLAEIQATFDELVARVTPGGHVIKPADWSLVNPPKQLLIPGLHNRQNAQAALAVAEVLGISREKAEASLANFQGTWRRFEYKGTTKEGALVYDDYAHNPDKVRAALQGAREKFPDRKIIAVFQPHLYSRTKSLLPQFAESFNDADEVFLVPIYGARESLDPTITAEMLAEALRIHHERVFVFPDFEAVETYLHTILTPECVVMMIGAGSITELASKLIAEK encoded by the coding sequence ATGTCTGACATATTACAAAAAGCGAAGCACATTCACTTCGTCGGCATCGGCGGGATTGGCATTTCTGCAATTGCTCGGATGATGCTTGCTGAAGGGCGGATGGTGACGGGGTCAGATACGCATGCTTCGCATGTCACTGATGAGCTTTCTAAATTAGGGGCGGTTATCACTTTTGACCAGAGTACACAGACTATTCCTGCCACGACTAATCTGGTTATTTATACCGCGGCGATACCTGTTGCTGACGTGTCATTTTTTGAGGCGATGAAGGCACTGCCTGTTCCTTCACTTTCTTACCCCGAGGCACTGCGCGAAGTAACCAAAGAGAAGTTTACTATCGCAGTGGCCGGCACTCATGGCAAGACGACGACGACTGCCATGATTGCAAAGGTTATGATGGATGCCGGGCTTGACCCCACTGTCATCGTCGGCTCTATACTCCTTGACCATAAAAGCAATTTTATCGCTGGTAAAAGCAAATATCTAGTAGTAGAAGCAGATGAATATCAGCGCGGATTCTTGAATCTCTCACCGCACATCTTGGTCATAACCAATATCGGTGTTGATCATTTGGATTATTATAAGGATTTAGCAGAAATTCAAGCAACGTTTGACGAATTGGTTGCGCGGGTCACACCGGGTGGTCACGTGATAAAACCGGCAGACTGGTCGCTTGTTAATCCGCCAAAACAATTATTGATTCCCGGTTTGCATAATAGGCAGAACGCGCAGGCCGCGCTTGCCGTTGCGGAGGTATTAGGAATATCGCGAGAAAAGGCTGAAGCATCGCTCGCAAACTTCCAAGGTACTTGGCGCAGATTTGAATATAAAGGCACGACCAAAGAAGGAGCATTGGTCTATGACGATTACGCACATAATCCAGACAAAGTCAGAGCGGCTCTGCAGGGTGCAAGAGAAAAGTTCCCGGATCGGAAAATCATTGCAGTATTCCAACCCCACTTGTATAGCCGAACCAAGTCGCTTCTCCCACAGTTCGCGGAAAGTTTTAACGATGCTGACGAAGTCTTTCTCGTTCCTATTTACGGCGCTCGCGAGTCTCTTGACCCGACGATTACGGCAGAGATGCTCGCAGAAGCATTGCGCATACATCACGAGCGCGTGTTCGTCTTCCCTGATTTCGAAGCGGTGGAAACATATCTCCACACCATACTTACTCCCGAGTGCGTCGTGATGATGATTGGTGCCGGAAGTATTACAGAGCTGGCGAGTAAACTTATTGCAGAAAAATAA
- the murD gene encoding UDP-N-acetylmuramoyl-L-alanine--D-glutamate ligase, with amino-acid sequence MYSSDYFKGKKITVMGLGLLGRGIGITKFLAEHGALLTVTDLKTKEELAPALEKLAELKNITYVLGEHRLEDFSKADMVIRAPNAPLDSIYLAEARKNNVPIKMDASLFAELVPEDVTLIGVTGTRGKSTAVQLVYEMLKLAGKSVYLGGNVRDTATLPLLDIVKSGDYVVLELDSWQLQGFDEDKVSPTIAVFTSFFPDHLNYYAGDMQRYWHDKASIFRHQKPGDKLIVSTQIQTEMWKHGESRKLDAIADVANVSDWKIRMRGEHNKLNVTLARETAKLLGVNDDVIKKVAESFGGLPGRQEIVGEANEVLYVNDTNGTSPEAVMAALESFSDYKGKIILLCGGFDKGLDYRELVAKFPEYLKALILFKGTASDKIEWEIGVGSWEIGKFVNMSTMHEAFAKAQELAKPGDVVLLSPGAASFGIFKNEYDRGDQFIAEVKAVKP; translated from the coding sequence ATGTATTCTTCAGATTATTTCAAAGGCAAAAAGATCACCGTCATGGGTTTGGGCCTTTTGGGGCGGGGGATTGGTATTACCAAGTTCTTGGCGGAACATGGTGCTTTGCTCACGGTGACAGATTTAAAAACGAAAGAAGAACTTGCCCCGGCTTTGGAGAAACTTGCAGAGCTCAAAAATATCACCTACGTTCTGGGCGAACATCGGCTTGAAGATTTTAGTAAGGCTGATATGGTTATTCGCGCGCCGAACGCACCGCTCGATTCTATATATCTTGCCGAAGCCAGAAAAAATAATGTGCCAATAAAAATGGACGCTTCGCTCTTCGCCGAACTCGTGCCCGAAGACGTCACGCTCATTGGTGTGACCGGTACGCGTGGCAAGAGCACGGCCGTCCAGCTCGTTTACGAAATGCTCAAGTTAGCGGGAAAGTCAGTCTATCTCGGTGGCAACGTACGTGACACTGCAACATTGCCACTGCTTGATATTGTAAAGTCGGGCGACTATGTTGTACTCGAGCTCGATTCATGGCAGCTCCAAGGCTTCGATGAAGATAAGGTTAGCCCGACTATTGCAGTCTTTACATCATTCTTCCCCGATCATTTGAACTATTATGCCGGTGACATGCAGAGGTACTGGCATGATAAGGCGTCGATATTTCGCCATCAAAAGCCGGGCGATAAGCTTATTGTTAGCACGCAGATACAGACAGAAATGTGGAAGCACGGAGAGAGCAGAAAGCTCGACGCTATCGCCGATGTTGCCAATGTGTCGGACTGGAAAATTAGGATGCGTGGCGAGCATAATAAGTTGAACGTGACACTTGCCCGCGAGACAGCGAAGTTGCTCGGCGTTAACGATGATGTCATAAAAAAAGTTGCCGAAAGCTTCGGCGGATTACCAGGCCGGCAGGAGATCGTAGGAGAAGCGAATGAAGTCTTGTATGTGAATGACACGAACGGTACCTCGCCCGAGGCCGTCATGGCGGCGCTGGAATCGTTCTCTGATTACAAAGGCAAAATAATTTTACTCTGCGGGGGATTCGATAAAGGCTTAGACTATCGCGAGCTCGTCGCAAAATTTCCCGAGTATTTGAAAGCATTAATTCTGTTTAAGGGGACGGCGAGTGACAAAATCGAATGGGAGATAGGAGTTGGGAGTTGGGAGATAGGGAAATTCGTAAACATGAGCACAATGCACGAAGCGTTTGCAAAAGCGCAAGAACTGGCTAAGCCGGGAGATGTAGTACTATTATCGCCTGGCGCGGCATCGTTTGGCATCTTTAAAAATGAATATGACAGGGGCGATCAGTTTATTGCCGAGGTCAAGGCGGTAAAACCATAA
- a CDS encoding LAGLIDADG family homing endonuclease, whose protein sequence is MKLTPDYIVGLVDGEGSFTVYVRDPESSKIVKRRVKVEPRFYLKLVERDKEILYTLMEYFGCGNVYYQPDKRANHQNCYRYEVANRLQLEQIIIPFFKIHQPKLASKRIDFEIFCELLQLINSGSHLTASGWQQIFDIKQRMH, encoded by the coding sequence ATGAAGTTAACACCAGATTATATCGTAGGATTAGTTGATGGTGAAGGAAGCTTTACGGTTTACGTAAGGGATCCTGAATCGTCAAAAATAGTGAAGAGACGCGTAAAGGTTGAACCTCGGTTTTACCTTAAGCTTGTGGAGAGAGACAAAGAAATCCTCTATACGCTTATGGAATACTTCGGTTGTGGTAATGTATATTACCAACCTGATAAACGCGCGAATCATCAAAACTGCTATCGGTACGAAGTGGCAAATAGGTTACAATTAGAACAGATCATTATACCGTTCTTTAAGATTCACCAACCAAAATTGGCATCAAAAAGAATAGATTTTGAAATATTCTGTGAACTATTGCAACTCATCAATAGTGGTTCTCATCTTACTGCATCTGGATGGCAACAAATATTCGATATAAAACAGCGAATGCATTAG
- the glyA gene encoding serine hydroxymethyltransferase — MKDKEIKDLIKAETKRQKSVVNLIASENYVSKDVLEALGSVLTNKYAEGYSGARYYGGNIISDKVEDLCKARALKTFGLKDTEWAVNVQALSGSPANLAVYLALVEPGAKVMGMSLAHGGHLTHGHKVSMTGKIWHQVPYGVSKETEQLDYDELMELAKREQPKLIIAGFTAYPRVINFKKFREIADACGAYLMVDMSHFAGLVAGGAYSSPFDYADIVTTTTHKTLRGPRSALIFSKMDERELYKKIDKAVFPGLQGGPHLNQIAAVAVTLKEAQSKEFKKYAAQVINNTKVLANELTKLGWRIVSGGTDTHLALVDTWLGGKGIGGKEASERLEKAGIIVNKNTIPFDPRSPVDPSGIRIGMAAETTRGAKEKDAKKIAQKIDKVLRS, encoded by the coding sequence ATGAAAGACAAAGAAATCAAAGACTTGATAAAAGCGGAAACAAAGAGGCAGAAGTCGGTAGTGAATCTAATCGCGTCAGAAAATTACGTTTCTAAAGATGTACTCGAAGCACTAGGCTCGGTGCTGACAAATAAATATGCCGAAGGATATTCTGGCGCGCGTTATTATGGCGGGAATATTATTTCGGATAAAGTCGAAGACTTGTGTAAAGCGCGAGCGCTCAAGACATTCGGACTTAAAGATACTGAATGGGCGGTCAATGTACAGGCGCTCTCCGGTTCGCCGGCGAACCTTGCAGTCTATCTGGCGCTAGTAGAGCCGGGCGCGAAAGTGATGGGTATGTCGCTCGCACACGGCGGACACTTAACTCACGGGCATAAGGTCTCAATGACGGGTAAGATTTGGCATCAGGTGCCCTACGGCGTGTCTAAAGAAACGGAACAGCTTGACTATGACGAGCTGATGGAGCTGGCTAAACGCGAACAGCCCAAGCTTATCATTGCCGGCTTCACGGCCTACCCGCGGGTCATAAACTTCAAGAAATTCCGCGAGATTGCCGACGCCTGTGGGGCGTATCTCATGGTAGACATGTCGCACTTCGCCGGTCTTGTGGCCGGCGGTGCTTATTCGTCACCGTTCGACTATGCAGACATTGTAACGACAACAACGCACAAGACATTGCGCGGTCCACGCTCGGCGCTTATCTTCAGTAAAATGGATGAGCGAGAATTATATAAAAAAATAGACAAAGCCGTTTTCCCCGGACTCCAAGGCGGGCCACATCTGAATCAGATTGCTGCGGTAGCAGTAACCCTTAAAGAGGCGCAGAGCAAAGAATTCAAAAAGTATGCCGCGCAGGTAATTAATAATACAAAAGTTCTTGCCAATGAACTCACCAAACTCGGCTGGCGAATAGTCTCTGGCGGTACAGACACGCACCTTGCGCTCGTTGATACGTGGCTCGGTGGTAAAGGTATTGGTGGCAAAGAGGCGAGCGAGAGATTAGAAAAAGCGGGGATTATCGTTAATAAAAATACCATCCCCTTTGACCCGCGTTCGCCGGTAGACCCATCGGGTATCCGAATAGGTATGGCGGCTGAGACGACCAGAGGAGCAAAAGAAAAAGATGCGAAGAAGATCGCGCAGAAGATTGATAAAGTCTTGCGCTCGTAA
- a CDS encoding sugar transferase, with product MQVFNIGKKMAIKLMAGDIVLFFVALVLSLTIRNGEVPILYTLLLNIYFFVPVFALWIVGFFIYNLYGRSTVSAKKNLPTTLFQATALNTLTAVIFFYIISVQGVTPKTTLILISIISYLLVYAWRVIIWPRVSHRQNEAVLVVGKTPEHEEIFDELNNNPSMHVVAALYEGKNSEELKAELKRVHAKVVIVDMRGSHAEALFSSFTPEEILKLRFVNPSWLYEELFGRIPLSHVTNTWLFTHVRYEQKVYDAFKRIIDVLISFVVGIMSLVFYPFIILAIKLEDGGKIFIKQVRVGQSGRSIQIIKFRSMTGNDQGKYEGGKSQLHITRVGSFLRASRLDELPQLWNILMGDLSVIGPRPELVPLVEQYTKEIPFYPVRHVIAPGLAGWAQLHQINAATDPHHGTAVEATREKLSYDLYYLKHRSLTLDLMVMLRTVQILLSRPGS from the coding sequence ATGCAGGTATTCAACATTGGCAAGAAAATGGCCATCAAGCTGATGGCGGGGGACATCGTTTTGTTTTTCGTAGCCCTCGTTTTATCCCTCACTATCCGCAACGGCGAAGTGCCGATACTTTACACGCTTTTGCTCAATATCTACTTCTTTGTCCCCGTATTCGCCTTATGGATAGTCGGCTTCTTTATCTATAACCTCTACGGGAGGTCAACGGTTTCCGCCAAAAAGAACTTGCCCACGACCCTCTTTCAGGCGACGGCACTTAACACTCTTACCGCTGTTATCTTCTTTTACATCATTTCTGTTCAAGGTGTAACACCCAAGACGACTCTTATATTAATCTCAATCATTTCTTATCTCCTGGTGTATGCATGGAGAGTAATAATTTGGCCTCGCGTTTCTCATCGTCAGAATGAGGCAGTGCTTGTTGTGGGCAAGACGCCGGAACACGAAGAGATTTTTGATGAGTTGAATAATAATCCATCAATGCACGTTGTTGCCGCGCTCTATGAAGGAAAAAATTCTGAGGAGCTCAAAGCCGAGCTTAAGCGGGTCCACGCGAAGGTGGTGATAGTAGACATGCGAGGTTCGCACGCCGAGGCATTGTTCTCGTCATTTACTCCCGAAGAAATTCTTAAATTAAGATTCGTGAATCCTTCGTGGCTTTATGAAGAACTCTTCGGCCGGATACCTCTTTCGCACGTGACCAACACTTGGCTCTTTACCCACGTACGCTACGAGCAGAAGGTGTATGATGCGTTCAAGAGAATCATTGACGTTTTAATCTCTTTTGTTGTCGGGATCATGTCGCTCGTTTTTTACCCATTTATTATTCTGGCAATCAAACTCGAAGATGGCGGAAAGATTTTTATCAAACAAGTGCGTGTCGGACAGAGCGGCCGGTCTATTCAGATAATCAAATTTCGCAGTATGACAGGAAATGATCAGGGCAAATATGAAGGCGGGAAGAGCCAGCTGCACATAACGCGTGTCGGTTCATTTTTGCGCGCTTCGCGTCTCGACGAACTGCCCCAACTCTGGAATATTTTGATGGGCGATCTCTCTGTAATCGGTCCACGGCCGGAGCTGGTGCCTCTCGTCGAACAATACACCAAAGAGATACCGTTCTATCCAGTCCGCCACGTGATTGCCCCCGGTCTTGCTGGCTGGGCGCAGTTGCATCAGATCAACGCGGCGACAGATCCTCACCATGGTACTGCCGTTGAGGCAACCCGCGAGAAACTATCTTACGATCTATATTATCTAAAACATCGTTCACTCACGCTCGACCTTATGGTTATGCTGCGCACGGTGCAGATTCTCCTGTCTCGGCCGGGTTCATAA
- a CDS encoding bifunctional 5,10-methylenetetrahydrofolate dehydrogenase/5,10-methenyltetrahydrofolate cyclohydrolase has translation MIISGDQIAEEIRYELTQEVSRMNAPLTLVIVQVGEHPASSQYVRKKMAFANSLGINAEPKKFDVGITEEALKKELAHIVADMNHDPYAFTGIIVQLPLPKELDTEKILAEIPAENDVDLLSQEAIEKFNTGTSRILPPVVGAVAEILRRAHVSVAGKKAVVVGRGKLVGKPAAVWLEHEGAQVVIANRSTEDLAKLTREADIIITGVGSAKLITPAMVKQGVILIDAGTSDSSRAQSRESEDRPSSSSGQRAELVGDADPACAPKCSIFTPVPGGVGPMTVAMLFKNLIELAKAQNSF, from the coding sequence ATGATTATATCCGGAGACCAAATAGCTGAAGAGATTAGATATGAGCTTACACAAGAGGTGAGCCGTATGAATGCGCCGCTTACGCTTGTAATTGTCCAAGTGGGTGAGCACCCGGCTTCTTCGCAATATGTTCGCAAGAAAATGGCCTTTGCCAATTCGCTCGGCATTAATGCGGAACCCAAGAAATTTGATGTAGGCATTACGGAAGAAGCGCTGAAAAAAGAACTTGCGCACATCGTGGCCGACATGAATCACGACCCGTATGCTTTTACCGGTATCATTGTGCAGTTGCCGTTACCGAAAGAACTTGATACAGAAAAGATCCTCGCAGAGATTCCAGCCGAGAATGATGTCGACTTGCTCTCGCAAGAAGCGATAGAAAAGTTTAACACCGGCACGTCACGAATATTGCCGCCAGTTGTTGGTGCTGTTGCCGAGATATTAAGGCGCGCGCATGTGTCAGTTGCCGGCAAGAAGGCGGTCGTCGTCGGCCGAGGCAAGCTTGTCGGTAAACCTGCGGCGGTTTGGTTGGAACACGAAGGTGCGCAAGTTGTAATTGCCAACAGATCGACAGAAGATTTGGCTAAGCTTACGCGAGAAGCCGATATTATTATCACCGGTGTCGGTTCGGCGAAATTGATTACGCCGGCAATGGTCAAGCAAGGCGTCATTCTCATTGATGCCGGCACAAGTGACTCGTCCCGAGCGCAGTCGAGGGAGTCGGAAGACCGCCCCTCGAGTTCCTCGGGGCAACGAGCGGAGCTCGTTGGCGATGCCGACCCGGCTTGTGCGCCCAAATGCTCAATATTTACCCCCGTCCCCGGCGGTGTCGGCCCAATGACTGTAGCTATGCTCTTCAAAAACCTGATAGAACTCGCCAAAGCCCAGAACTCTTTTTAA
- a CDS encoding NAD-dependent epimerase/dehydratase family protein yields MRILITGAAGYIGGMLTDQFKEGPDVQILALDIKDQPKEIDHPRITWCIGDLRKSDWFSILGSVKPDVIVHCAWAASGNEEMANNVFDYCVRQKIPKFIYLSAIDGYGNISDRYFIENDPLRATDDRYGLDVVASEHAVKKLYGGSGKHTQTFILRLPIIFGPRGWQQEHFFGTLGLFKSGGLPLVMSDPDSIIFQAVHEDDLVDIIGLLAFNKLNDRYEVFNITPEDTVPASGIAATFGKKVVAVSKAVRKLVPFNNSSRLTSSILADGSKFTKKFKYKFNYTSYEAITTEEGKYGTEQN; encoded by the coding sequence ATGAGAATTCTAATTACCGGAGCGGCAGGATATATCGGAGGAATGTTGACGGATCAGTTCAAGGAAGGTCCTGATGTGCAGATTCTTGCACTGGATATAAAAGATCAACCAAAAGAAATAGATCATCCACGCATAACTTGGTGCATAGGTGACCTTAGGAAATCAGATTGGTTCAGTATTCTCGGGAGTGTGAAGCCGGATGTTATTGTGCATTGTGCGTGGGCGGCTTCGGGTAATGAAGAGATGGCGAATAATGTTTTTGACTACTGCGTTCGCCAAAAAATTCCGAAATTTATCTACCTAAGTGCTATCGACGGCTACGGCAATATCTCCGATAGATATTTTATCGAGAACGATCCGTTGCGTGCCACAGACGATAGATATGGGTTGGATGTTGTGGCGTCTGAACATGCGGTAAAGAAGCTCTATGGTGGGTCGGGTAAGCACACGCAGACTTTTATACTCCGCTTGCCGATAATATTCGGACCTCGTGGATGGCAACAAGAGCACTTTTTCGGCACACTCGGTTTATTCAAAAGCGGCGGCTTGCCTCTTGTGATGAGCGATCCGGACAGTATAATATTCCAAGCCGTGCATGAAGACGATCTTGTTGATATAATCGGACTTCTTGCTTTTAATAAGTTGAACGACAGGTACGAAGTCTTTAATATCACGCCGGAAGATACGGTGCCGGCAAGCGGTATCGCCGCCACGTTTGGCAAGAAAGTGGTTGCGGTCTCGAAGGCAGTCAGGAAACTCGTCCCCTTCAATAATTCATCGCGGCTCACTAGTTCGATACTTGCAGACGGCAGTAAATTCACAAAAAAGTTTAAATATAAATTTAATTACACATCATATGAGGCAATCACAACAGAGGAGGGGAAATATGGCACAGAACAGAATTAA